In Gymnogyps californianus isolate 813 chromosome 1, ASM1813914v2, whole genome shotgun sequence, the following are encoded in one genomic region:
- the LOC127023814 gene encoding olfactory receptor 51G2-like isoform X2, whose amino-acid sequence MDLSNSFLNLSFYQPSAFLMMGIPGLEALHHWISIPFCALYLIALLGNCMILFIIKKTQSLHEPMYYFLSMLAVTDLGLVLCTLPTTLGIFWFNMRRIGFDACLTQMYFIHILSFIESSVLLAMAFDRFIAISHPLRHPSILTKTTVIKIGLAIILRGMISLLPIPFLLKRLTYCGKTELSHSFCFHPDIMNLACADIKVNVFYGMIILLSTVGMDFIFIVLSYILIIKTVISLATKEECLKALNTCVSHICAVLVFFIPMIGLSMIHRFGKNVPPLVNTLVAYTYLIIPPALNPIIYSIKSSHIREALLRALRRKSESDW is encoded by the exons ATGGATTTGTCTAATAGTTTTTTGAACTTA TCCTTCTATCAGCCTTCAGCTTTCCTCATGATGGGCATCCCAGGCCTGGAAGCCCTTCACCACTGGATCTCCATCCCTTTCTGTGCACTGTACCTTATTGCTCTCTTGGGAAACTGCATGATCCTATTCATCATAAAGAAGACCCAAAGTCTTCACGAACCAATGTACTACTTCCTCTCCATGCTGGCAGTCACTGACCTGGGCTTGGTTCTATGTACACTGCCTACTACTCTGGGCATTTTTTGGTTTAATATGCGAAGGATTGGGTTTGATGCTTGCCTCACTCAGATGTATTTCATCCACATACTGTCCTTCATTGAATCCTCTGTGCTCCTGGCAATGGCATTTGACCGCTTCATTGCCATCTCCCATCCACTGAGACACCCATCCATACTGACCAAGACGACTGTCATAAAAATAGGTCTGGCAATTATATTGAGAGGCATGATCTCCCTCCTTCCCATACCCTTCTTGCTCAAGAGACTAACCTATTGCGGGAAGACTGagctttctcattctttttgcTTCCATCCTGATATCATGAACCTAGCATGTGCAGATATAAAAGTCAATGTCTTCTACGGTATGATTATCCTCTTATCAACGGTGGGGATGGACTTCATcttcattgtgctgtcctaCATCCTGATCATTAAAACTGTTATCAGCCTTGCAACCAAGGAGGAGTGTCTCAAGGCTCTGAATACATGTGTGTCCCACATCTGTGCTGTTCTAGTGTTCTTCATCCCAATGATCGGACTGTCCATGATCCATCGCTTTGGAAAGAACGTTCCTCCTCTGGTTAACACTTTGGTGGCCTACACCTACCTTATAATTCCCCCCGCTCTCAACCCCATTATCTACAGCATAAAATCCAGCCACATCCGTGAGGCTTTGCTCAGGGCACTGCGGAGGAAGAGTGAATCTGACTGGTAG
- the LOC127023814 gene encoding olfactory receptor 51G2-like isoform X1, whose protein sequence is MIVVGPFLNGSFYQPSAFLMMGIPGLEALHHWISIPFCALYLIALLGNCMILFIIKKTQSLHEPMYYFLSMLAVTDLGLVLCTLPTTLGIFWFNMRRIGFDACLTQMYFIHILSFIESSVLLAMAFDRFIAISHPLRHPSILTKTTVIKIGLAIILRGMISLLPIPFLLKRLTYCGKTELSHSFCFHPDIMNLACADIKVNVFYGMIILLSTVGMDFIFIVLSYILIIKTVISLATKEECLKALNTCVSHICAVLVFFIPMIGLSMIHRFGKNVPPLVNTLVAYTYLIIPPALNPIIYSIKSSHIREALLRALRRKSESDW, encoded by the exons atgatcgttgtaggtcccttcc TCAATGGCTCCTTCTATCAGCCTTCAGCTTTCCTCATGATGGGCATCCCAGGCCTGGAAGCCCTTCACCACTGGATCTCCATCCCTTTCTGTGCACTGTACCTTATTGCTCTCTTGGGAAACTGCATGATCCTATTCATCATAAAGAAGACCCAAAGTCTTCACGAACCAATGTACTACTTCCTCTCCATGCTGGCAGTCACTGACCTGGGCTTGGTTCTATGTACACTGCCTACTACTCTGGGCATTTTTTGGTTTAATATGCGAAGGATTGGGTTTGATGCTTGCCTCACTCAGATGTATTTCATCCACATACTGTCCTTCATTGAATCCTCTGTGCTCCTGGCAATGGCATTTGACCGCTTCATTGCCATCTCCCATCCACTGAGACACCCATCCATACTGACCAAGACGACTGTCATAAAAATAGGTCTGGCAATTATATTGAGAGGCATGATCTCCCTCCTTCCCATACCCTTCTTGCTCAAGAGACTAACCTATTGCGGGAAGACTGagctttctcattctttttgcTTCCATCCTGATATCATGAACCTAGCATGTGCAGATATAAAAGTCAATGTCTTCTACGGTATGATTATCCTCTTATCAACGGTGGGGATGGACTTCATcttcattgtgctgtcctaCATCCTGATCATTAAAACTGTTATCAGCCTTGCAACCAAGGAGGAGTGTCTCAAGGCTCTGAATACATGTGTGTCCCACATCTGTGCTGTTCTAGTGTTCTTCATCCCAATGATCGGACTGTCCATGATCCATCGCTTTGGAAAGAACGTTCCTCCTCTGGTTAACACTTTGGTGGCCTACACCTACCTTATAATTCCCCCCGCTCTCAACCCCATTATCTACAGCATAAAATCCAGCCACATCCGTGAGGCTTTGCTCAGGGCACTGCGGAGGAAGAGTGAATCTGACTGGTAG
- the LOC127023831 gene encoding olfactory receptor 51E2-like → MPFPNSSDLSPSSFVLASIPGLEAAHFWMAILLCSAYILAVTGNCAVLFIVKTEPSLHAPMYFFLCMLAAIDLALSTSTVPRVLSFYWFNTREISFGACLVQMFLIHTLSAIESTVLLAMAVDRYVAICHPLRHAAILTNAATVKIGLVAMARGVLFFLPLPLLLLPLPFCSSRVLSHSFCLHQDVMNLACANTTPSVVYGLTAILLVMGLDAILICLSYILILKAVLRLASWKERLKVFSTCIAHICVVLAFYVPLIGLSVVHRFGKDLAPLVHITMGNIYILVPAVLNPIIYGVRTKEIQRRILHLIHIHNDRTAQ, encoded by the coding sequence ATGCCCTTCCCCAACAGCTCTGACCTCAGCCCATCCTCCTTCGTCTTGGCCAGCATCCCGGGGCTGGAGGCTGCCCATTTCTGGATGGCGATCCTTCTGTGCTCCGCGTACATCTTGGCGGTCACAGGCAACTGCGCAGTGCTGTTCATCGTGAAGACGGAGCCCAGCCTGCACGCTCCCATGTACTTCTTTCTCTGCATGCTGGCTGCCATCGACCTGGCCTTGTCCACATCCACGGTGCCACGTGTCCTCTCCTTCTACTGGTTCAACACCAGGGAGATCAGCTTCGGCGCTTGCCTTGTCCAGATGTTCCTCATCCACACCCTCTCGGCCATCGAGTCCACTGTCCTCCTGGCCATGGCCGTGGACCGGTACGTCGCCATCTGCCACCCGCTGAGACACGCTGCCATCCTCACCAATGCTGCGACAGTGAAAATAGGGCTGGTAGCCATGGCCAGGGGAGttctcttcttcctgcctttgcctctgctcctcctgccccttcccttctgcagctcccgggTGCTGTCACACTCCTTCTGCCTGCACCAGGACGTGATGAACCTGGCCTGCGCCAACACCACCCCCAGCGTGGTGTACGGCCTCACCGCCATCCTGCTGGTCATGGGGCTGGACGCCATCCTCATCTGCCTCTCCTACATCCTGATCCTCAAGGCTGTCTTGCGGCTGGCATCGTGGAAGGAGAGGCTCAAGGTGTTCAGCACCTGCATTGCCCATATCTGCGTGGTCCTGGCCTTCTACGTGCCCCTGATTGGGCTGTCCGTGGTGCACAGGTTTGGGAAGGACCTGGCTCCACTGGTCCATATCACCATGGGGAACATCTACATCCTGGTGCCTGCTGTGCTCAACCCCATCATCTACGGGGTGAGGACCAAAGAGATACAGAGGAGGATCCTGCATTTAATTCATATACACAATGACAGAACTGCCCAGTGA